The following are encoded in a window of Qipengyuania soli genomic DNA:
- a CDS encoding polysaccharide biosynthesis/export family protein — MLRKSSNISGAVALSLLAITTAGCSAFGAAGPGTGAVRKLEGTSYANADIAVVDLDVAAADRLTEHRRATSFAQVFAGDPRITPLIESGDIVGVTIWEAPPAVLFGSVVPGGANGAMASQSSTIPEQPVDEQGNIAVPFVGKVAVAGRSPEDVQLEIARRLRGRAHDPQVLVRMLGNQANNVTVLGKVASTRRVPLTASGERLLDVLAAAGGPTEDVDKTTVRLTRGATAATMPLDAVILDPAQNVPLRANDVLTVIHQPYSFIALGAVAKNAEVPFEGSGLTLAQALGRIGGLRDDRADIRGVFVFRFEDPDVLPAQVADAGRRNPEGRVPVVYRLDLSDASSFFVAQEFAIRDDDVLYVSSAPGADLQKFLTTLSSAALSTIAIGNSL; from the coding sequence ATGCTACGTAAATCCTCAAACATTTCCGGAGCCGTCGCACTTTCGCTGCTCGCGATCACGACCGCCGGTTGCTCCGCATTCGGTGCTGCGGGACCTGGCACAGGGGCGGTCCGCAAGCTTGAGGGGACGAGTTACGCCAATGCGGATATCGCCGTTGTCGATCTCGACGTGGCTGCAGCCGATCGCCTGACGGAGCATCGTCGCGCTACGAGCTTCGCGCAGGTGTTTGCGGGCGATCCGCGCATCACTCCGCTGATCGAAAGCGGAGACATCGTAGGCGTCACGATCTGGGAGGCACCGCCTGCGGTGCTCTTCGGTAGCGTCGTGCCCGGAGGCGCAAACGGGGCGATGGCATCGCAAAGCTCGACCATCCCCGAACAGCCAGTCGATGAGCAGGGCAATATCGCCGTGCCTTTTGTGGGCAAGGTGGCAGTCGCAGGACGGTCTCCCGAAGACGTCCAGCTTGAAATCGCGCGGCGGCTGAGGGGTAGGGCGCATGATCCCCAGGTTCTGGTACGTATGCTGGGGAACCAGGCCAACAATGTGACGGTGCTCGGGAAGGTTGCGAGCACGAGGCGCGTTCCCCTTACCGCCAGCGGCGAACGTCTTCTCGACGTACTGGCCGCTGCCGGGGGTCCCACGGAAGATGTCGACAAGACCACCGTACGCCTGACGCGAGGAGCGACCGCCGCGACCATGCCGCTCGATGCGGTCATCCTCGACCCCGCGCAGAACGTGCCGCTTCGCGCGAACGACGTGCTGACGGTGATCCACCAGCCGTACAGCTTCATTGCCCTCGGTGCGGTTGCCAAGAATGCCGAGGTGCCATTCGAAGGCTCGGGCCTGACGCTCGCCCAGGCGCTCGGTCGGATTGGCGGACTGCGCGATGACAGGGCTGACATTCGCGGCGTTTTCGTCTTCCGCTTCGAGGATCCCGATGTCCTGCCGGCGCAGGTGGCGGACGCCGGGCGACGCAATCCCGAGGGCAGGGTTCCGGTAGTTTACCGCCTCGACCTGTCCGACGCATCGAGCTTCTTCGTCGCGCAGGAATTCGCCATTCGCGACGACGATGTTCTCTACGTGTCGAGCGCTCCTGGTGCCGACCTGCAGAAGTTCCTCACGACCCTTTCCAGTGCTGCCTTGTCGACCATCGCAATCGGGAATTCGCTCTAG
- a CDS encoding glycosyltransferase family 4 protein, translating to MTSNQKNILIDGYNLGLEKGTGVATYARNLSYEIHELGHKVSVLYGNRGSYNRDELLHEIAFFDGPVEQPRFLEIFERAKQAIRGPLSYSAKQVPITGKVVSRTFASRLPYFDAIYNSNEVFKNAQGAFWMWQRPVNIRMPEQPDLAHWTYPLPVAIKGRPNIYTMHDLVPLKLPYTTLDNKRRYLKLMRLLGRRADHIVTVSENSKRDLVELVGIPEEKITNTYQSVQIPAKYRDKPEEQVAREVEGVTGFPHKGYFLFWGSLEPKKNIGRMIESYLASQVETPLVIIGAQAWKAERELALLNEGRVEIWDNGSMAEIRGITGPERRRGARKHIIRLDYVPFSLLVSLIRGAKAALFPSLYEGFGLPALEAMLLGTPVICSNTSSLPEVVGDAAMTVDPYDPQALTAAIRAIDADGGLREDLARRGMVQAAEYSPANYRDRLQAVYSRFL from the coding sequence ATGACTTCAAACCAGAAAAACATCCTCATAGACGGCTACAACCTCGGGCTCGAGAAGGGCACGGGCGTCGCGACCTACGCGCGCAATCTGAGCTACGAGATCCACGAACTCGGCCACAAGGTATCGGTGCTTTATGGCAACCGTGGCTCCTACAATCGCGATGAACTCCTGCATGAGATCGCCTTCTTCGACGGACCGGTCGAACAACCGCGCTTCCTCGAAATTTTCGAAAGAGCAAAGCAGGCGATACGCGGCCCCCTGAGCTACTCGGCCAAGCAGGTTCCGATTACCGGCAAGGTCGTTTCACGAACCTTTGCTTCGCGCCTTCCCTATTTCGACGCGATCTACAATTCGAACGAAGTGTTCAAGAATGCTCAGGGCGCGTTCTGGATGTGGCAGCGTCCGGTCAACATCCGCATGCCCGAACAACCCGACCTTGCGCACTGGACCTATCCGCTACCGGTTGCGATCAAGGGGCGACCGAACATTTACACGATGCACGATCTAGTGCCGCTGAAACTTCCCTACACGACTCTCGATAACAAGCGCCGTTACCTGAAGCTCATGCGCCTGCTCGGTCGTCGCGCGGACCACATCGTTACCGTCTCGGAGAACTCCAAGCGCGACCTTGTCGAGCTGGTCGGTATTCCCGAGGAGAAGATCACTAACACTTACCAGTCTGTCCAGATTCCCGCGAAATATCGCGACAAACCCGAAGAGCAGGTTGCCAGGGAGGTCGAAGGCGTGACCGGCTTCCCCCACAAGGGCTATTTCCTGTTCTGGGGCTCGCTGGAGCCGAAGAAGAATATCGGTCGCATGATCGAATCCTACCTCGCCAGCCAAGTGGAAACGCCGCTGGTCATTATCGGCGCGCAGGCATGGAAGGCCGAGCGGGAACTTGCTCTCCTCAACGAGGGCCGCGTAGAAATCTGGGACAACGGCAGCATGGCCGAAATCCGCGGCATCACAGGTCCGGAACGGCGGAGGGGCGCGCGCAAGCACATTATCCGGCTCGACTACGTGCCCTTCAGCCTTCTGGTTAGCCTGATACGCGGTGCAAAGGCGGCGCTTTTCCCATCGCTGTACGAGGGGTTTGGCCTGCCAGCGCTTGAAGCCATGCTGCTGGGAACCCCGGTGATCTGTTCGAACACGTCATCGCTGCCCGAAGTTGTCGGGGATGCCGCCATGACCGTCGATCCCTATGATCCGCAGGCTTTGACTGCCGCGATCAGGGCGATCGATGCGGATGGAGGCCTGCGCGAAGATCTCGCCCGGCGAGGTATGGTTCAGGCAGCCGAGTATAGTCCGGCAAATTATCGCGATCGCCTTCAGGCGGTCTATTCGAGGTTCCTGTGA
- a CDS encoding ATP-binding cassette domain-containing protein: MISVRNLHKSYPTRFGNKVVLDGIDFDLAPGERLGILGRNGAGKSTLIRLVSGAEKPTSGSIVRDMSVSWPLAFGGAFQPQLTGIDNIRFITSIYNQDFERNLAFVEEFAELGPYLREPVRSYSSGMRARLAFAISMIIEFDCFLIDEIGAVGDARFHDRCNRELFDVRGDRAMIIISHDAGYVREHCNRWAILHDAKLSLFEEFEEAYETYKELIGAETHSQPVPVDFTSRALMIASSQHAALTDERFRALVQQGDWARDERDWPRAADQYGKALALYPYQRSYWSQLGHMEKEQGNFGEAEIAYRTAVALGEPLSDVDEHAQFVMVRQDFQGGEGTLRVPQLGPAVIQPPARPDIELLSWLFTGDHKPEAEVVRSSMREDGTLDEVAANLVSGISFSAVHNKRDAQFEPLLERAICLLGDGRSILDRSSLEDGDDLPADLFRLGAFERWPLTNEAMSRRYPELAHSNDKMMAPSRSN; encoded by the coding sequence ATGATTTCGGTCCGCAATCTTCACAAGTCCTATCCCACACGCTTTGGCAACAAGGTGGTTCTGGACGGGATCGACTTCGATCTAGCGCCTGGTGAAAGACTGGGCATCCTGGGCCGCAATGGTGCCGGCAAGTCGACCTTGATCCGGCTGGTCAGCGGAGCTGAGAAACCGACGTCCGGATCGATCGTGCGGGACATGTCGGTGTCATGGCCACTCGCCTTTGGCGGCGCGTTCCAGCCTCAATTGACCGGCATCGACAACATCCGCTTCATCACCTCGATCTACAACCAGGACTTCGAGCGCAATCTCGCCTTCGTCGAGGAATTCGCCGAACTCGGCCCCTATTTGCGGGAGCCGGTGCGCAGTTATTCTTCGGGCATGCGTGCGCGCCTGGCTTTCGCCATTTCGATGATCATCGAGTTCGACTGTTTCCTGATCGACGAAATCGGTGCGGTAGGTGATGCGCGGTTCCACGATCGCTGCAACCGCGAGCTGTTCGATGTTCGGGGCGACCGCGCCATGATCATCATTTCCCACGATGCCGGATACGTTCGCGAACACTGCAATCGCTGGGCAATCCTTCATGACGCCAAGCTTTCGCTGTTCGAGGAATTCGAGGAGGCATACGAGACCTACAAGGAATTGATCGGGGCGGAAACGCACTCGCAGCCGGTACCGGTCGACTTCACCAGTCGCGCATTGATGATTGCCTCGTCACAGCATGCTGCGCTGACCGACGAGCGGTTTCGTGCCCTCGTGCAGCAGGGGGATTGGGCGCGCGACGAAAGGGACTGGCCGCGCGCGGCGGATCAGTATGGCAAGGCCCTGGCACTGTATCCCTACCAGCGCAGTTACTGGTCCCAGCTAGGCCATATGGAAAAAGAACAGGGCAACTTCGGTGAGGCGGAGATTGCCTACCGCACCGCTGTCGCTCTGGGTGAACCCTTGTCCGACGTCGACGAGCATGCGCAGTTCGTGATGGTTCGACAGGACTTTCAAGGGGGCGAGGGGACTTTGCGCGTCCCGCAGCTTGGTCCTGCGGTCATTCAGCCGCCCGCACGGCCCGACATCGAATTGCTTTCGTGGCTGTTCACGGGCGATCACAAACCCGAAGCAGAGGTGGTGAGGAGTTCGATGCGAGAAGATGGCACGCTCGACGAAGTGGCCGCAAACCTTGTCTCGGGCATTTCCTTCTCAGCCGTACACAACAAGCGCGATGCGCAGTTCGAGCCATTGCTGGAACGAGCGATTTGCCTGCTGGGAGATGGGCGCTCCATCTTGGACCGCAGTTCGCTGGAGGACGGTGATGACCTGCCGGCGGACCTGTTTCGGCTAGGCGCCTTCGAGCGCTGGCCTCTCACCAATGAGGCGATGTCCCGCCGCTATCCAGAGCTGGCCCACTCCAACGACAAAATGATGGCGCCTTCGCGCTCCAACTAG
- a CDS encoding ABC transporter permease, translating to MATSPPAPVPLRQSLQINGRVVGALLVREMLTRYGRHNIGFLWLFVEPMLFTLGVTALWTATKSVHGSDLPIVAFALTGYSSVLLWRNMPGRCIGALWANLSLMYHRNIKVLDIYTARLLLEFGGATISFAVLAIVFMAFGILAPPEDFLGVAAGWLLLAWFGCALAIFLGAMSHRSELVDKLWHPASYLLFPLSGAAFLVDALPLAAQKVVLWIPTVHGVEMVREGWFGSQARAHFDVGYLLVFNLLLSVAGLLMVRWVARRVVPE from the coding sequence ATGGCGACAAGCCCGCCCGCACCAGTTCCCCTGCGCCAGAGCCTGCAAATCAACGGGCGCGTGGTCGGTGCATTGCTGGTGCGCGAAATGCTGACCCGATACGGCAGGCACAATATCGGCTTCCTTTGGCTGTTCGTCGAACCGATGCTGTTCACTCTGGGGGTCACTGCCCTCTGGACTGCAACAAAGTCGGTGCACGGAAGCGATCTCCCGATCGTCGCATTCGCCCTGACCGGCTATTCCAGTGTCCTCTTGTGGCGCAACATGCCGGGTCGCTGCATCGGAGCGCTGTGGGCCAATCTTTCCTTGATGTACCACCGCAACATCAAGGTTCTGGACATCTACACGGCGCGCCTGCTACTTGAATTCGGTGGAGCGACCATCTCGTTCGCTGTGCTCGCTATCGTCTTCATGGCGTTCGGCATACTTGCGCCTCCGGAAGACTTTCTGGGTGTAGCGGCCGGGTGGCTTCTGCTGGCATGGTTCGGCTGTGCGCTCGCAATTTTCCTCGGTGCCATGTCGCACCGGAGCGAGCTGGTCGACAAGTTGTGGCACCCTGCATCCTACTTGCTGTTCCCGCTCTCCGGAGCGGCATTCCTTGTCGATGCACTGCCGCTTGCTGCTCAGAAGGTCGTCCTCTGGATACCCACGGTGCATGGTGTCGAAATGGTCCGCGAAGGGTGGTTCGGATCACAGGCGCGCGCCCACTTTGACGTTGGCTACCTGCTAGTCTTCAACCTTTTGCTTTCGGTTGCCGGACTATTGATGGTGCGCTGGGTCGCGCGGCGTGTGGTGCCGGAATGA
- a CDS encoding glycosyltransferase codes for MSDRILLDVTRAVSRRWRGKTPSGLDRVADAYAKHFAAKSLAVLQVRGRPFVLDAGNSERLLGALDQSRPEFRKVVMRLMGRLPIGTAPAADFAGARYLNVSHTDFDLAAHWRWVRRHRLRPTYFLHDLIPISSPEVTTPHKTARHRGRVMRALSGAEGIVVNSHTTAQELTLFARKTGSRLVATLVAPLAAEGKPVTFRQTQATGPVFVSIGTVEKRKNYMLLLDVWSRLVRRLGDGTPKLVIVGSWGLGGHAVRNRLMRDADIARFVEVRSGLGDAEVAHLVSSSRAVLLPSLAEGFGLPLVEALQQGVPVIASDLPSFIEIGQGIPTLIDPANAIAWEQAIVDFCGEGIERERQLACVGNFTSPTWADHFASVEGWLASAARAEPCARREYGIYTSDRRSGEQGREVQC; via the coding sequence GTGAGCGATCGGATCCTTCTCGATGTGACTCGTGCGGTCAGCCGTCGCTGGCGAGGCAAGACCCCGAGCGGACTTGATCGCGTAGCGGATGCCTATGCCAAGCATTTCGCCGCAAAGTCTCTGGCCGTGCTGCAGGTACGCGGCAGGCCCTTCGTCCTGGATGCTGGCAATTCGGAACGTCTGCTTGGTGCCCTCGACCAGTCCCGTCCCGAGTTTCGCAAAGTGGTCATGCGCCTGATGGGCCGATTGCCCATTGGCACCGCCCCGGCCGCGGACTTCGCCGGTGCCAGATACCTCAATGTAAGTCACACGGACTTCGATTTGGCCGCGCACTGGCGCTGGGTCCGCCGTCACAGATTGCGTCCGACCTATTTCCTGCATGACCTCATCCCCATCAGCAGTCCTGAAGTAACCACGCCCCACAAGACTGCGAGACATCGGGGCAGGGTGATGCGTGCACTCTCAGGTGCCGAAGGGATCGTGGTCAATTCGCATACTACCGCGCAGGAACTGACGCTGTTTGCCCGCAAGACGGGGTCGAGGTTGGTGGCAACGCTGGTTGCCCCGCTTGCAGCCGAGGGGAAGCCGGTCACTTTCCGCCAGACACAGGCGACGGGGCCGGTTTTCGTTTCGATCGGCACGGTAGAGAAGCGCAAGAACTACATGCTGCTGCTGGATGTCTGGTCGCGCCTTGTTCGGCGACTTGGCGATGGCACGCCAAAATTGGTTATCGTGGGAAGCTGGGGACTGGGTGGTCACGCGGTACGAAACCGCTTGATGCGGGATGCCGATATTGCACGCTTCGTAGAGGTCCGCAGCGGGCTGGGAGATGCGGAAGTTGCTCATCTGGTGTCGTCTTCCCGCGCGGTGCTGTTGCCGTCACTCGCCGAAGGTTTCGGACTTCCGCTGGTCGAGGCGCTGCAACAGGGCGTTCCGGTCATCGCCAGCGACTTGCCCAGTTTCATCGAAATCGGGCAAGGCATTCCGACCTTAATCGACCCGGCAAACGCGATTGCGTGGGAACAGGCGATCGTCGACTTCTGCGGTGAAGGCATCGAACGCGAGCGTCAACTTGCCTGCGTGGGTAACTTCACATCTCCGACCTGGGCAGATCACTTTGCCTCTGTCGAAGGATGGCTGGCATCCGCGGCAAGGGCCGAACCTTGCGCCAGGCGGGAATATGGCATCTACACAAGTGACCGCAGGTCAGGGGAACAGGGACGGGAAGTGCAGTGCTGA
- a CDS encoding NTP transferase domain-containing protein: MDALILAAGFGSRLREVEPCKPLTRLHSLSLLEIAVRQLASVGVTRVVVATGYLADEIEAALPSIAELAGILVEARRVQDYNLPNGHSVLAGAAGFSGEFLLVMADHLFSRQVLQALVDRGVPDHGVVLAIDRRVDSPLVDPDDATWVETGDDGRIRKIGKSITRYDAVDCGAFLATPALLAAIASAIAGGKAGSLSEGMQRLADDGRAWTTDIDGAWWIDVDDARDLELARQQVTEQCPELFASDEFQGSVPA; encoded by the coding sequence ATGGACGCCCTGATACTTGCTGCCGGTTTCGGCAGTCGCCTGCGTGAGGTGGAGCCGTGCAAGCCGCTGACCCGGCTGCACAGCCTTTCGTTGCTGGAGATTGCGGTCCGTCAGCTTGCATCGGTCGGCGTTACCCGGGTGGTGGTAGCGACAGGCTATCTTGCGGACGAGATCGAAGCCGCGCTCCCGTCGATCGCAGAACTGGCCGGCATCTTGGTCGAAGCCCGGAGGGTGCAGGACTACAATCTACCCAATGGTCATTCGGTGCTGGCCGGTGCGGCCGGGTTCTCCGGCGAATTCTTGCTGGTGATGGCCGACCATTTGTTTTCCCGCCAAGTTCTCCAGGCCTTGGTGGATCGAGGCGTACCAGACCACGGCGTCGTACTCGCCATTGATCGGCGAGTGGATTCCCCGCTCGTGGATCCCGACGATGCTACTTGGGTCGAGACGGGCGACGACGGGCGGATACGCAAAATCGGGAAGTCGATCACACGATATGATGCGGTGGACTGCGGTGCATTCCTGGCCACCCCTGCGCTGCTGGCGGCAATCGCGTCGGCCATTGCCGGCGGCAAGGCCGGCTCGCTCTCCGAAGGAATGCAGCGTCTTGCCGACGATGGTCGTGCATGGACGACCGATATTGACGGCGCATGGTGGATCGATGTCGATGATGCGCGTGACCTCGAACTTGCAAGGCAGCAAGTGACGGAACAATGCCCGGAACTGTTCGCATCGGACGAATTTCAGGGATCGGTGCCGGCGTGA
- a CDS encoding inositol-3-phosphate synthase: MSAIRVAIVGVGNCASSLVQGAAYYSRQASTRGLIHDYVGGYGADDVRFVLGIDVDRRKVGKDLAEAIFAAPNNTKVFCEDVPLTGATVIRGRILDGVAEHMTTAGERGFIVDEGADATQADIVAALKASGTHIMLNFLPVGSQEASEFYMECALEAGVAVVNCIPVFIASDPEWESRFRERGLPIVGDDIKAQIGATIVHRTLSSLFTTRGVTVERTYQLNTGGNTDFMNMLDRQRLTSKKESKTEAVQAALAERLAAENIQIGPSEYVPWQKDNKLCFLRLEGTQWGDVPVELELRLSVEDSPNAAACVMDAIRFCKFAMDNGDSGALIAPSAYYCKHPPQQIDEDTAGRMLDDYVSRFAQAAE, from the coding sequence ATGTCAGCGATTCGCGTCGCAATCGTCGGTGTCGGGAACTGCGCCAGTTCGCTGGTCCAGGGTGCGGCATATTATTCCCGGCAGGCGTCGACCCGTGGTCTCATCCATGACTACGTCGGGGGTTACGGCGCCGATGACGTTCGGTTCGTTCTCGGCATCGACGTCGACCGGCGCAAGGTGGGCAAGGACCTTGCCGAGGCGATTTTCGCCGCTCCGAACAACACCAAGGTCTTCTGCGAAGACGTTCCGCTTACTGGAGCGACTGTCATCCGAGGAAGGATTCTCGATGGCGTTGCGGAGCATATGACCACTGCAGGTGAACGCGGTTTCATCGTCGATGAGGGTGCCGACGCAACACAGGCGGACATTGTTGCGGCGCTAAAGGCTTCGGGTACGCACATCATGCTCAACTTCCTCCCGGTAGGGTCTCAGGAAGCGAGCGAATTTTACATGGAATGCGCGCTCGAGGCCGGTGTTGCGGTGGTGAACTGCATCCCAGTGTTCATCGCCAGCGACCCCGAATGGGAATCCCGTTTTCGCGAGCGCGGCCTCCCTATCGTAGGGGATGACATCAAGGCGCAGATCGGCGCGACCATCGTCCACCGCACCCTGTCCAGCCTGTTCACCACCCGCGGGGTAACGGTCGAGCGGACGTACCAGCTCAATACGGGCGGAAACACGGACTTCATGAATATGCTCGATCGCCAACGGCTGACGAGCAAGAAGGAGTCGAAGACCGAAGCGGTTCAGGCTGCATTGGCTGAACGGCTGGCCGCGGAAAACATTCAGATCGGTCCCTCCGAGTACGTACCTTGGCAGAAGGACAACAAGCTGTGCTTCCTGAGGCTGGAAGGGACGCAATGGGGCGATGTCCCGGTCGAACTCGAACTGCGCCTTTCGGTCGAAGACAGTCCCAATGCGGCGGCGTGCGTCATGGATGCCATCCGCTTCTGCAAGTTTGCCATGGACAATGGTGACAGCGGCGCGCTGATTGCGCCCAGCGCCTATTACTGCAAGCATCCCCCGCAGCAGATCGACGAGGACACGGCGGGCCGCATGCTGGACGATTACGTTTCGCGTTTCGCCCAGGCGGCGGAATGA